A genomic stretch from Kogia breviceps isolate mKogBre1 chromosome 1, mKogBre1 haplotype 1, whole genome shotgun sequence includes:
- the SRP9 gene encoding signal recognition particle 9 kDa protein: MPQYQTWEEFSRAAEKLYLADPMKARVVLKYRHSDGSLCIKVTDDLVCLVYRTDQAQDVKKIEKFHSQLMRLMVAKESRSVAMETD; the protein is encoded by the exons ATGCCACAGTACCAGACCTGGGAGGAGTTCAGTCGCGCAGCGGAGAAGCTCTACCTCGCAGACCCTATGAAG gcaCGTGTGGTTCTCAAATATAGGCATTCTGATGGGAGTTTGTGTATTAAAGTAACAGATGATTTAGTT TGTTTGGTGTATAGAACAGACCAAGCTCAAGATGTAAAGAAGATTGAGAAATTCCACAGTCAACTAATGCGACTTATGGTGGCCAAGGAATCCCGCAGTGTTGCCATGGAAACGGACTGA